One genomic region from Jilunia laotingensis encodes:
- a CDS encoding RNA polymerase sigma factor, translating to MKSLSFRKDLIGVQEELLRFAYKLTTDREEANDLLQETSLKALDNEEKYMPDTNFKGWMYTIMRNIFINNYRKVVRDQTFVDQTDNLYHLNLPQESGFESTESSYDLKEMHRIVNSLPKEYKVPFSMHVSGFKYREIAEKLNLPLGTVKSRIFFTRQKLQEELKDFR from the coding sequence ATGAAAAGTTTAAGCTTCAGAAAAGATTTAATAGGTGTTCAGGAAGAACTACTTCGTTTTGCATACAAACTAACAACTGACCGTGAAGAAGCCAATGATTTGTTGCAGGAAACCTCATTAAAAGCATTAGATAATGAGGAAAAATATATGCCAGATACAAATTTTAAAGGATGGATGTATACCATCATGCGTAATATCTTTATCAACAACTACAGAAAAGTTGTTCGTGACCAAACATTTGTTGACCAGACAGACAATCTTTACCATTTGAATCTCCCGCAGGAGTCAGGTTTTGAAAGCACAGAAAGTTCTTACGACCTGAAAGAGATGCATCGCATTGTCAACTCCTTGCCCAAAGAATACAAAGTTCCATTCTCTATGCACGTTTCCGGTTTCAAATACCGCGAAATAGCAGAGAAGCTGAACCTTCCGCTTGGCACAGTGAAAAGCCGTATCTTCTTCACCCGCCAAAAATTACAGGAAGAATTAAAAGATTTCAGATAA
- a CDS encoding 1-acyl-sn-glycerol-3-phosphate acyltransferase has protein sequence MTDDSLFLIDIDNILRTKAPKYYKYIPKFIISYLKKIVHQEEINVFLRESKDRLGVDFLEASLDFLDAKVEVKGAENLPEGGLYTFVSNHPLGGQDGVALGYVLGKHYNGKVKYLVNDLLMNLRGLAPLCIPINKTGKQAKDFPKMVEAGFNSDDQLIMFPAGLCSRRNNGVIRDLEWKKTFIVKSVQAHRDIVPVHFGGRNSDFFYNLANICKVLGIKFNIAMLYLADEMFKNRHKTFTVTFGKPIPWQTFDKSKTPVQWAQYVKDIVYKL, from the coding sequence ATGACCGACGACTCTTTGTTTTTAATAGATATCGATAATATACTTCGGACAAAAGCTCCGAAGTATTATAAGTATATCCCGAAGTTCATCATATCCTATCTGAAAAAGATTGTGCATCAGGAGGAGATAAATGTCTTCCTGCGCGAATCAAAGGATCGGTTGGGTGTGGACTTTTTGGAAGCTTCGCTAGATTTCCTTGATGCTAAAGTCGAAGTGAAAGGTGCTGAGAACCTGCCTGAGGGCGGCCTCTACACGTTTGTTTCCAATCATCCGCTCGGTGGGCAAGATGGTGTTGCGTTAGGATATGTCCTGGGTAAACATTATAATGGGAAGGTGAAGTATTTGGTAAACGACCTTTTGATGAATTTGCGCGGTCTGGCTCCGTTGTGTATCCCTATTAATAAGACGGGTAAACAAGCGAAAGATTTTCCCAAGATGGTAGAGGCCGGTTTTAATTCGGACGATCAGTTGATTATGTTTCCTGCAGGACTGTGTTCTCGTCGTAACAATGGCGTGATCCGTGATTTAGAGTGGAAAAAAACTTTTATAGTAAAGAGTGTACAGGCCCATCGTGATATTGTTCCGGTACATTTTGGCGGACGCAATTCCGATTTCTTTTATAATCTGGCTAATATATGTAAGGTGTTGGGGATAAAGTTTAATATTGCCATGCTGTATCTTGCCGATGAGATGTTCAAAAACCGTCATAAAACATTCACTGTCACTTTTGGGAAGCCTATTCCCTGGCAGACCTTTGATAAATCTAAAACTCCGGTGCAATGGGCGCAGTACGTGAAAGATATTGTATATAAGTTGTAA